A portion of the Gemmatimonas sp. UBA7669 genome contains these proteins:
- a CDS encoding response regulator transcription factor yields the protein MHKVLVIDDDPAITSVLKRGLAYEGFAVDTASTGPQGLAIARDHNPDVVVLDLMLPGIDGYEVLRRLRQADECLPVLMLSANDAPEAQVKGFADGADDYVAKPFSLDVIVARLRALMRRRQAEQPDVLRFDDLSLDTGTRRARRGTRDVELTNTEFEVLRQFLLHPRRVLPKHMLMDRVWGYGFDGGTNVLEVYVKQLRQKLEAAGEPRLIHTFRGAGYVLREC from the coding sequence ATGCACAAGGTACTCGTGATCGACGACGATCCCGCAATCACCAGCGTCCTCAAGCGCGGTCTCGCGTACGAAGGGTTCGCGGTGGATACCGCCTCGACCGGACCGCAGGGACTTGCGATCGCTCGCGACCACAATCCGGACGTCGTGGTCCTCGACCTCATGTTGCCCGGGATCGACGGCTACGAGGTGCTGCGCCGGCTTCGGCAGGCCGACGAGTGCCTGCCGGTGCTCATGCTCTCGGCGAACGACGCACCCGAGGCGCAGGTCAAGGGATTCGCAGACGGCGCCGACGACTACGTGGCGAAACCGTTCAGCCTCGACGTGATCGTCGCGCGGCTTCGCGCGCTGATGCGAAGGCGTCAGGCAGAGCAGCCCGACGTCCTGCGCTTCGACGACCTGTCGCTGGATACGGGCACCCGGCGCGCCCGCCGCGGGACCCGCGACGTGGAGTTGACCAACACCGAGTTCGAGGTCCTTCGCCAGTTCCTGCTGCACCCTCGCCGCGTGCTCCCGAAGCACATGCTCATGGATCGCGTGTGGGGCTACGGCTTCGACGGCGGTACGAACGTGCTCGAGGTATACGTGAAGCAGCTGCGGCAGAAGCTCGAGGCGGCCGGCGAACCACGGCTCATCCACACGTTCCGTGGTGCCGGCTATGTCCTCCGGGAGTGCTGA
- a CDS encoding sensor histidine kinase translates to MHSRTHYEQLDGSMQAAAVHIAAELVLASTPGARDTVISAATSLGVVIRLIDAPPGFVGQSRDAGAPSIDPGWLRRATPGPAYPPLATLAPVVHTHADVGGRFTVFAPASGARWRVFDLPATPSRPGIAAVAPLEQLDASLTTFGHVMVLSGVVGTFVTLVMAWWMAARLLRPVVSLTETAEEIARTRAFDRRVALPGAGGNAHHAQHAQHDELARLSSTFNRMLASLEQAYAGQQRFVADASHEIRAPLTAIIGNLELLTRSVPDAERAVALIEARREADRLARLVADLLTLARADARARVIRTDYVAMADVVSDALRDARHLLRGQVLSVDAIDHVVVTGDRDRMLQLLLILVDNAAKYTPAGGQLHIALRRVADGGRTAAALSVRDSGVGIAPEDLPYVFDRFFRSDRARAREPGGSGLGLGIAQWIVEQHRGTITVDSTLGVGTTVRILLPAVE, encoded by the coding sequence GTGCACAGTCGCACGCACTACGAGCAACTCGACGGCAGCATGCAGGCAGCCGCGGTGCACATCGCCGCGGAGCTGGTGCTCGCGTCGACTCCGGGCGCGCGTGACACGGTGATCTCCGCTGCCACCAGCCTTGGTGTAGTGATCCGTCTGATCGATGCGCCTCCTGGATTCGTCGGGCAGTCCCGCGACGCCGGCGCGCCGAGCATCGATCCCGGCTGGCTCCGCCGGGCAACGCCGGGGCCGGCCTATCCACCCCTCGCCACGCTGGCCCCCGTCGTCCATACCCACGCCGACGTGGGCGGCAGATTCACGGTGTTCGCGCCGGCATCCGGCGCGCGCTGGCGCGTCTTCGATCTCCCCGCCACTCCGAGCCGTCCGGGCATCGCTGCCGTCGCGCCGCTCGAACAACTCGACGCCTCCCTGACGACCTTCGGGCACGTCATGGTGCTCTCCGGCGTCGTCGGGACGTTCGTGACCCTCGTGATGGCGTGGTGGATGGCGGCGCGACTCCTTCGCCCGGTCGTTTCCCTCACGGAGACCGCAGAGGAGATCGCGCGCACGCGTGCCTTCGACCGGCGCGTGGCGCTGCCGGGCGCTGGAGGAAACGCACACCACGCGCAACACGCGCAACACGACGAGCTCGCGCGGCTCTCTTCGACGTTCAATCGCATGCTCGCAAGCCTCGAACAGGCGTACGCGGGACAGCAGCGTTTCGTCGCCGACGCCTCGCACGAGATCCGGGCACCCCTCACCGCGATCATCGGAAACCTCGAGCTCCTGACACGGTCGGTCCCGGACGCGGAGCGCGCGGTCGCACTGATCGAGGCGCGCCGAGAAGCCGACCGGCTCGCGCGTCTCGTGGCCGACCTGCTCACCCTGGCGCGCGCCGACGCGCGTGCGAGGGTGATCCGCACCGACTACGTGGCGATGGCAGACGTCGTGAGCGACGCGCTACGCGACGCACGGCACCTGCTCCGCGGGCAGGTACTGTCCGTCGACGCGATCGACCATGTCGTCGTGACTGGCGATCGCGATCGCATGCTGCAGCTGCTGCTCATTCTCGTGGACAATGCCGCCAAGTACACGCCCGCTGGTGGCCAGCTGCACATCGCGCTTCGGCGGGTCGCGGATGGCGGCCGCACCGCGGCGGCGCTCTCCGTACGCGATTCCGGCGTCGGGATCGCGCCGGAGGATCTCCCGTACGTCTTCGACCGCTTTTTCCGGTCGGACCGTGCGCGTGCCCGCGAGCCCGGCGGCTCGGGGCTCGGATTGGGAATCGCGCAGTGGATCGTGGAGCAGCATCGCGGAACGATCACGGTCGACAGCACGCTTGGCGTGGGCACGACGGTTCGCATCCTGCTTCCGGCCGTCGAGTGA
- a CDS encoding YHS domain-containing protein → MTTDREISDESGTDTHHGSPLPSEALRDRQLHDPRIGSFASGVEALLDTQTHSRAGRVQAVAVEMASRDAAMEAFERVRSFICTRLLQSRLEVLATRFPNSGLETIHTPGGTRMHFAFARTDRIPAKVSLVTGALLDVERAAASLFTRMEVIPVLVALPDQAHHAVALGVLDDIVARGDDASPEARARWDAAVAWLDQQILAIVQLYLSFETDAGYQKLASHVDPVCGMRVSGGSAAAIRDFLGRRYYLCSTTCASRFASNPGFYVDQRREPMGA, encoded by the coding sequence ATGACGACCGACCGCGAGATCAGCGACGAGTCCGGGACCGATACGCACCACGGTTCACCCTTGCCGTCCGAGGCCTTGCGCGACCGCCAGCTGCACGATCCGCGAATCGGCTCGTTCGCGAGCGGCGTCGAGGCACTGCTCGATACACAGACCCACAGCCGTGCGGGCCGGGTGCAGGCAGTTGCCGTGGAGATGGCCAGCCGTGACGCCGCGATGGAAGCATTCGAGCGCGTGCGGTCGTTCATTTGCACGCGCCTGCTGCAGTCTCGCCTGGAGGTGCTCGCCACCCGATTTCCCAACTCCGGCCTGGAGACGATCCACACGCCGGGCGGGACGCGCATGCACTTCGCCTTCGCACGGACGGATCGGATTCCGGCGAAGGTCTCGCTCGTGACCGGCGCGTTGCTGGACGTGGAGCGGGCCGCCGCAAGCCTCTTCACGCGTATGGAGGTGATCCCGGTACTCGTGGCACTCCCCGATCAGGCGCACCACGCCGTGGCGCTCGGCGTGCTCGACGACATCGTGGCGCGCGGCGACGATGCGTCACCGGAGGCCCGTGCACGGTGGGATGCCGCGGTCGCGTGGCTCGACCAGCAGATACTCGCCATCGTGCAGTTGTATCTCTCGTTCGAAACGGATGCCGGCTATCAGAAGCTTGCGTCGCACGTCGACCCGGTGTGCGGCATGCGCGTGTCCGGCGGCAGTGCTGCGGCCATCCGGGATTTCCTGGGACGCAGATACTACCTCTGCTCCACCACCTGTGCCTCGCGCTTCGCGTCGAACCCGGGCTTCTACGTCGACCAGCGTCGCGAGCCGATGGGTGCGTGA
- a CDS encoding DUF2933 domain-containing protein, which produces MSEDIPTEAILPDDTASSYPGRPIALRSPARAAWSASFRLVGVAGFLGAAALVLLYEHRVHVLGLLPWLLVLVCPLLHALGHRRHGEHVAHPAGDRHMPPPTPPGSGETGHQPPRTS; this is translated from the coding sequence GTGTCGGAAGACATCCCGACAGAGGCCATCTTGCCAGACGACACCGCATCCTCGTATCCGGGGCGCCCGATCGCGCTACGGTCACCGGCACGCGCCGCATGGAGCGCCTCGTTCCGACTCGTCGGCGTCGCCGGTTTCCTCGGCGCCGCTGCGCTGGTGCTGCTCTACGAGCACCGCGTCCATGTGCTGGGCCTGCTGCCGTGGCTGCTCGTCCTGGTCTGTCCGCTCCTGCACGCTCTCGGGCATCGCCGGCACGGTGAGCACGTCGCCCATCCGGCCGGTGATCGGCACATGCCGCCGCCGACACCGCCGGGGTCCGGGGAGACCGGCCATCAGCCGCCGAGGACGTCATGA
- a CDS encoding methyltransferase family protein: protein MNLMVSSIPVHDPAYGLWSVVLLNVALFTVFAYGFFLPRTRHDWRVFGSFAAFLVALFAEMYGFPLTIYLSSAWLGRRFPALDPLTHESGHLWNVLIGWRGDPHLSPFHLSSAVLLAVGFVVLARAWPVLHESQRNGTIATTGPYSRVRHPQYLAFLLIMLGFLLQWPTIPTLVLFPVLAVMYVRLARREERDARARFGNAYADYAAVTPAFLPRLGRDSGRRFNVPPATPGVGDASHG, encoded by the coding sequence ATGAACCTCATGGTGTCGAGTATTCCGGTGCACGATCCGGCCTACGGTCTCTGGTCCGTCGTTCTCCTCAACGTCGCCCTGTTCACGGTGTTCGCCTACGGGTTCTTCCTTCCGCGTACGCGACACGACTGGCGCGTATTCGGCTCGTTTGCCGCGTTCCTCGTGGCGCTGTTTGCAGAGATGTACGGATTCCCGCTCACCATCTACCTGTCCTCTGCATGGCTGGGGCGCCGATTTCCTGCCCTCGACCCGCTGACGCACGAGAGCGGTCATCTCTGGAACGTGCTCATCGGCTGGCGCGGCGATCCGCATCTGAGCCCGTTTCACCTGTCGAGTGCCGTGCTGCTCGCAGTCGGCTTCGTGGTGCTCGCACGTGCATGGCCCGTCCTGCACGAGTCGCAGCGCAACGGCACGATCGCCACGACGGGTCCGTACTCGCGAGTGCGCCATCCGCAGTACCTCGCGTTCCTGCTCATCATGCTGGGATTCCTGTTGCAGTGGCCGACCATACCGACGCTCGTCCTCTTCCCCGTGCTTGCCGTGATGTACGTTCGGCTCGCGCGGCGCGAGGAGCGCGATGCGCGTGCACGCTTCGGCAATGCCTACGCGGACTACGCTGCAGTCACTCCCGCGTTTCTGCCTCGACTCGGCCGCGATTCGGGACGCCGGTTCAACGTGCCGCCCGCTACGCCGGGCGTTGGAGACGCATCCCATGGATAA
- the prs gene encoding ribose-phosphate diphosphokinase, giving the protein MWTMDTSPPLILALPGNEPFAQALSAHLVAHDDPVVGSVDVHRFADGEAVVHVPRNVVARDVALVCTLDRPDAKLLPLLFAARAARELGAHRVGLVAPYLPYLRRDRRFLPGEAVSAGALARLLGEVFDWTATVDTHAQDVLDLPGCRKLSCVVADAAPCVADWIASHVHAPLLVTADGEEAPWVQVMAGRTRMPSVAAEALRFGDCDTRVNIPGLARWRHRTPVLVDDIISPSPVTIATITHLLDAGMAPPVCVGVHAVFSDDAAALLSAAGAARLVTSNTVAHPTNAIDLSSTLASAVLTADLSRATHEVRGCGPDWCDASGARGDGSSSTGCALSNLYVG; this is encoded by the coding sequence ATGTGGACCATGGACACTTCGCCACCGCTGATCCTCGCACTGCCGGGCAACGAACCGTTCGCGCAGGCCCTGTCGGCGCATCTCGTCGCGCACGACGACCCGGTGGTCGGCTCGGTCGACGTCCATCGCTTCGCTGATGGCGAAGCCGTCGTGCACGTGCCGCGCAACGTCGTCGCTCGCGACGTCGCGCTGGTCTGCACCCTCGACCGCCCCGACGCGAAGCTGCTGCCTCTCCTGTTCGCCGCTCGCGCGGCGCGCGAGCTGGGTGCCCACCGCGTCGGCCTCGTGGCGCCGTACCTGCCCTACCTGCGTCGCGACCGCCGCTTCCTTCCGGGCGAGGCCGTGAGCGCCGGGGCACTCGCTCGCCTGCTGGGCGAGGTCTTCGACTGGACGGCGACGGTCGACACGCACGCGCAGGATGTGCTCGATCTGCCCGGGTGTCGCAAGCTTTCCTGCGTCGTGGCCGACGCCGCACCGTGCGTCGCCGACTGGATCGCGAGTCACGTGCACGCGCCGCTCCTCGTGACCGCCGATGGCGAGGAGGCGCCGTGGGTACAGGTGATGGCCGGCCGGACGCGCATGCCGAGCGTGGCGGCGGAAGCACTGCGATTCGGAGACTGCGACACACGTGTGAACATCCCGGGCCTCGCACGCTGGCGGCATCGGACGCCGGTGCTGGTCGACGACATCATCTCCCCGTCGCCTGTGACGATCGCGACCATCACGCACCTGCTCGACGCCGGCATGGCTCCGCCCGTGTGCGTCGGCGTTCATGCCGTCTTCAGCGATGACGCCGCCGCGCTGCTCTCGGCGGCAGGTGCAGCGCGTCTCGTCACGTCCAATACCGTCGCCCATCCGACGAACGCGATCGACCTGTCGTCCACGCTTGCGAGCGCCGTGCTGACGGCGGACCTGTCTCGTGCGACGCATGAGGTGCGAGGCTGCGGACCGGACTGGTGCGACGCGTCCGGCGCGCGCGGTGACGGCTCATCCAGCACGGGCTGCGCACTCAGCAATCTCTACGTCGGCTGA
- a CDS encoding c-type cytochrome: MGSRLLLLMIAGMGGCQRQDDGPTLDPAAVRTGRVIYEARCASCHGAAGQARPDWKVPDENGNYPPPPHDSTGHTWHHADGLLHRIVATGASDTVSRRRSRMPAFGATLTDGEIRAVLTYLKSQWTPAQRIRQAEVSRRDPFMPARDARRNAP, from the coding sequence ATGGGATCTCGACTTCTGCTACTGATGATCGCCGGCATGGGCGGGTGCCAGCGCCAGGACGACGGCCCGACGCTCGACCCCGCGGCTGTTCGCACCGGGCGTGTCATCTACGAGGCACGGTGTGCGAGCTGCCACGGCGCAGCCGGTCAGGCCAGGCCCGACTGGAAGGTTCCCGATGAAAACGGCAACTACCCGCCGCCGCCGCACGACTCCACCGGGCACACGTGGCATCACGCGGACGGGCTCCTCCATCGCATCGTCGCGACGGGTGCGTCCGACACCGTGTCGCGTCGGCGTTCGCGCATGCCGGCCTTCGGTGCGACCCTCACCGATGGGGAGATCCGCGCGGTGCTGACGTATCTCAAGTCCCAGTGGACGCCCGCTCAGCGGATACGGCAGGCGGAGGTGAGCAGACGGGACCCGTTCATGCCGGCACGCGATGCCCGGCGAAACGCGCCGTGA
- a CDS encoding glycogen synthase produces the protein MSAECWPYVRTGGLGEAVAALAAHQAAHAPVAVVVPLYRKARQSLDALGVELVPASDVLPLAVGSWRPETQLYRPSAALPGTPDLVFVRCDEAFDRAGIYGEGAVDFADNARRFAVLCHAALHALRGRAGGTPAILHAHDWHAGLALLYLRTTYAHDPALRGVASVLTVHNAAFQQHLSAEDVGALDLPAELYDWRCLEWYGRANLLKGALAVADHVTTVSPTHAEELCTSLGGFGLHDAFTALGERLVGIRNGIDLTCWDPRTDVELPMRYGPDALDGKRVCKAALQKAMGLAIEPAVPLIAVCARLDRQKGFDLLLSAGVLERPDVQVVVLGEGETRYADALHARADAAPDRVAVCTRFSDAAERRLLAGADLALVPSVYEPCGLAQLRAQRYGALPVAHRVGGLADTIIDGVNGILFATHTRDALDDGIARALNAYRVPSHWHTIVGTTMRADVGWMAPASEYARVYRAALASRVAMSR, from the coding sequence GTGAGCGCCGAATGCTGGCCTTACGTGCGCACCGGCGGCCTGGGCGAGGCGGTCGCGGCGCTCGCTGCTCACCAGGCCGCCCATGCACCGGTCGCTGTGGTGGTGCCGTTGTACCGGAAGGCCCGCCAGTCCCTCGACGCACTCGGGGTGGAGCTCGTCCCCGCGAGCGACGTCCTGCCGCTCGCCGTCGGATCGTGGAGACCAGAGACGCAACTCTATCGGCCGTCGGCCGCCCTGCCGGGCACACCGGATCTCGTCTTCGTGCGCTGCGACGAGGCCTTCGATCGAGCGGGGATCTACGGCGAGGGCGCGGTCGACTTCGCCGACAACGCGCGTCGCTTCGCGGTGCTGTGCCACGCGGCCCTGCATGCGCTTCGCGGCCGCGCCGGAGGCACGCCCGCCATCCTGCATGCGCACGACTGGCATGCCGGACTCGCACTCCTCTACCTGCGCACGACGTACGCACATGATCCCGCGCTGCGCGGAGTCGCGTCGGTGCTCACCGTGCACAACGCCGCGTTCCAGCAGCATCTTTCCGCGGAAGACGTGGGCGCGCTCGACCTCCCGGCGGAACTCTACGACTGGCGCTGCCTCGAGTGGTACGGACGGGCGAACCTGCTCAAGGGCGCACTCGCCGTAGCGGACCACGTCACGACGGTGAGCCCGACACATGCGGAGGAGCTCTGCACTTCGCTCGGCGGATTCGGGCTGCATGACGCGTTCACCGCACTCGGCGAACGGCTGGTCGGCATCCGGAACGGCATCGACCTGACGTGCTGGGATCCCCGCACCGATGTCGAGTTGCCGATGCGGTACGGGCCGGATGCGCTCGACGGCAAGCGCGTGTGCAAGGCAGCGCTGCAGAAAGCGATGGGTCTCGCCATCGAGCCGGCTGTGCCGCTCATCGCCGTGTGTGCGCGACTGGACAGGCAGAAGGGGTTCGACCTGCTCCTCTCCGCCGGCGTCCTCGAACGCCCGGACGTGCAGGTGGTCGTACTGGGAGAGGGCGAGACGCGCTACGCGGACGCGTTGCATGCGCGTGCCGACGCCGCACCCGACCGCGTCGCGGTGTGCACGCGATTCAGCGACGCCGCCGAACGTCGGCTGCTCGCCGGTGCCGACCTCGCGCTGGTGCCGTCGGTCTACGAGCCCTGCGGGCTCGCGCAGCTGCGCGCGCAGCGCTACGGGGCGCTGCCCGTCGCCCACCGCGTCGGCGGGTTGGCGGATACGATCATCGACGGCGTGAACGGGATTCTCTTCGCGACGCATACGCGCGACGCGCTCGACGACGGGATCGCGCGCGCGCTGAATGCGTATCGTGTACCGAGCCACTGGCACACCATCGTCGGCACCACCATGCGCGCCGACGTCGGCTGGATGGCGCCAGCGAGCGAGTACGCGCGCGTGTATCGGGCTGCGCTCGCGTCACGGGTTGCGATGTCCCGGTAG
- a CDS encoding aminotransferase class V-fold PLP-dependent enzyme, producing the protein MEPPAPLAAGAASLSELSFGALRAREFSRLDARDEAYLDYTGSALPFDSHVAWHLTLLRTELFGNPHSESRTSLASTHWVDAARRSVLAFVDADPAEYEVVFTANASAAVKLVGEGFPFGPQSRLVLSADNHNSVLGIREFARRAGVAAAHVPLDADLRLRDAQRILESAVPRQPSLFAFPAQSNFSGVRHPLDLVHRARALGYVVLLDAAAFVPSAPLSLRAVPADFVTLSLYKLLGYPTGVGALVARRDALARLRRPWFAGGTVEFSSVQNDMHMLRTGFAGFEDGTPNFLALSAVPYGLGMFREIGMARVSEQLRPMPVALIRELHALRHRNGRPLVTVYGPTDGDARGGTVAFNLSDRRGHWIHHERVEARAAEHGVSVRSGCFCNPGAAEHAFGFDAARTAACIESSRRHHPDPQLWKERFSRCMDGAPIGAVRASVGIATNDRDLSRLLESLDTWRH; encoded by the coding sequence GTGGAACCCCCAGCCCCGCTCGCGGCCGGTGCGGCTTCCCTGTCCGAGCTCTCCTTCGGCGCGCTTCGGGCGCGCGAGTTTTCGCGACTGGACGCGCGCGACGAAGCCTATCTTGACTACACCGGAAGCGCACTCCCCTTCGATTCGCACGTCGCCTGGCACCTGACGCTGTTGCGGACGGAGCTGTTCGGCAATCCGCATTCCGAGAGCCGGACATCGCTCGCCAGCACACACTGGGTGGACGCGGCCCGACGATCCGTACTCGCGTTCGTCGACGCCGACCCGGCGGAGTACGAGGTGGTCTTCACTGCCAACGCCAGTGCCGCCGTCAAGCTCGTGGGAGAAGGCTTTCCGTTCGGACCGCAGTCGCGCCTCGTACTGTCGGCAGACAACCACAACTCGGTACTCGGGATCCGTGAATTCGCGCGCCGTGCAGGCGTGGCTGCCGCGCACGTGCCGCTGGATGCGGACCTTCGTCTGCGGGATGCGCAGCGGATTCTCGAATCCGCCGTGCCACGTCAGCCGAGTCTCTTCGCGTTTCCGGCCCAGTCCAATTTTTCAGGAGTACGGCACCCACTGGATCTGGTACATCGCGCGCGAGCACTCGGCTATGTCGTGCTGCTCGATGCCGCCGCGTTCGTGCCCAGCGCGCCGCTGTCGCTGCGCGCCGTGCCGGCGGACTTCGTCACGTTGTCGCTCTACAAGCTGTTGGGCTATCCCACGGGCGTCGGCGCGCTCGTGGCCCGTCGCGACGCGCTGGCGCGGCTGCGCCGTCCCTGGTTTGCGGGCGGCACCGTGGAGTTCTCCTCGGTGCAGAACGACATGCACATGCTGCGCACGGGCTTCGCCGGCTTCGAGGATGGCACCCCGAACTTCCTCGCGCTGTCCGCGGTACCCTATGGGCTCGGCATGTTTCGCGAAATCGGCATGGCGCGTGTGAGTGAGCAGCTGCGACCGATGCCCGTCGCGCTCATCCGCGAGTTGCATGCCCTCCGCCATCGCAACGGCCGGCCGCTCGTCACGGTCTACGGCCCCACCGACGGAGACGCGCGCGGCGGCACGGTCGCGTTCAATCTCTCGGATCGCCGCGGCCACTGGATTCACCACGAGCGAGTCGAGGCACGAGCCGCGGAGCACGGTGTCTCGGTTCGCAGCGGATGCTTCTGCAACCCGGGAGCGGCCGAACACGCGTTCGGATTCGACGCGGCACGTACGGCCGCCTGCATCGAAAGCTCGCGACGACATCATCCCGACCCACAGCTCTGGAAGGAGCGCTTTTCCCGCTGCATGGATGGCGCGCCGATCGGCGCCGTGCGCGCATCCGTCGGCATCGCGACGAACGATCGCGATCTGTCGCGCCTGCTCGAGTCGCTGGACACGTGGCGCCATTGA